Proteins encoded within one genomic window of Calonectris borealis chromosome 1, bCalBor7.hap1.2, whole genome shotgun sequence:
- the BTG1 gene encoding protein BTG1: MHPALYTRASMIREIAAAVGFISKFLRTKGLMNERQLQTFSQSLQELLAEHYKHHWFPEKPCKGSGYRCIRINHKMDPLIGQAAQRIGLSSQELFQLLPSELTLWVDPYEVSYRIGEDGSICVLYEAAPAGGSQNNTNMQMVDSRISCKEELLLGRTSPSKSYNMMTVSG, encoded by the exons atgCATCCCGCCCTGTACACCCGGGCCAGCATGATACGCGAGATCGCCGCGGCCGTGGGCTTCATCTCCAAGTTCCTGCGGACCAAGGGGCTGATGAACGAGCGGCAGCTGCAGACCTTcagccagagcctgcaggagctgctggcag aaCATTATAAACACCACTGGTTCCCAGAAAAGCCATGCAAGGGATCAGGTTACCGATGTATCCGGATCAACCATAAAATGGATCCTCTCATTGGACAGGCAGCACAGCGGATTGGATTGAGCAGTCAGGAACTGTTCCAGCTTCTTCCAAGCGAACTCACTCTATGGGTTGACCCGTATGAAGTGTCCTATCGTATTGGAGAGGATGGCTCAATCTGTGTGCTGTATGAAGCTGCACCAGCAGGAGGTAGCCAAAATAACACCAACATGCAAATGGTAGACAGCAGAATAAGCTGTAAGGAGGAACTTCTCTTGGGCAGAACTAGCCCTTCCAAAAGCTACAATATGATGACTGTATCAGGTTAA